In Geothermobacter hydrogeniphilus, the genomic window GCCGAAATCACCGCGGCGATCCAGCCCGATTACATCCGTGCCGTGACCCTGCCCAAATAAAAAGCTGTATCTTCCGGCCGTCACAGAAAACCCCACCCCCCAAACAGGCGGTGGGGTTTTTTTGTCGGGCGCAGGCTCCCCTCTGCACCCGGTTTTAATGACAAGAAAATATCCATCTCGCCTTCGACGCCCCTGCCGGGTGATTGCCGCTCCGTCCGCCGGCGGGATTTGGAGCGGCCGGAAACAAAACCTCGCTGAACCGCTTCAACTCGCCGGAATCAAGGGTTGTCACCGGTTTCAGGCCGCCCTTTCGCGCTTCGAATCCGTCGGCGGATGATGGGCAATCCCCCGGCTGTTCCGGTTCTTCAGCGGGCCTGTTTGAATTTTATTGTGATTAAAAATTCCTTGACAATTTAGCGCATTTTCTGCTTTTTTAGGTCGATCTGCGAAAAACGATGTTCTAAATCTGTGGCCCGGTTGTCGGCTGCGCGTGACGTCAACAGGCTGCCGTCTGGCAGCGTAATCCCATCTCATAGAAGGATGTGCCATGTCCCAGAAAGCGATTAAACCCTCATTGAGAAATCCCCTGACTCCGCCCGAGAAGGTCGAGTTCACCATCCCGGGAGAGATTGCCGGCCAGGCCGGTGGTTATGAAGAGGTCATGAAGGAAGGCTACGACCTCATTCAACGCCCGATCAAGTCGGTTCCCGTCGGCCAGATTGAAAAGCAGCACTTCAAGCAGCGGATGACGGTCTGGGAGCGGATCAAAGTGTTGACCCAGAACGAGCCGAACATCCTCTTTCAGAACTGGGGCAAGAATCTCGACGGCGCTTCGCTGGTGACCGGAATTCTCAATATCGACGGGCGTGACGTGGCGCTGTACGGTCACGATTTCACCGTGCGGGCCGGCTCCATCGATGCCACCAACGGCCGCAAGCTGGCCCGATTGTTCAACATGGCCGGCGAAAAAGGGATTCCGGTGATCGGCATGAACGACTCCGCCGGTGCTTTCGTCCCGGCTGGGGTCGGCGGTCTCGACGGCTACGCCGAGGCCTTTACCGCGCTGCGCAAGATCAGCGGCGTGGTGCCTTCGATCATGTGCATGTTCGGCTTCAATGCCGGCGGCGGTTCCTACCTGCCGCGCCAGGGGAGTTTCGTCATCCAGCCGGAAGACACCTTCTTCGGCCTGACCGGCCCGGGAGTGGTCAAGTCGGTGCTCGGCGAGGATATTTCCCCCGAGGATCTCGGCGGGCCCAAGGTCCACGGTGCCACCGGGGTGGCCGACCTGACGGTGGCCGACGAAACCGCCGCCCTGCGTACCGTGCTGCGGTTGCTCAGCTACATCCCCGACAACAATCACAGCCTGGCGCCCTTCCAGGAGACCAGCGATCCGCTGGACCGCAAGACCTGGGAGATCAATACCCTGCTGAAGAAGGCCTTCAACTCGCCGACCGGCTTCAACACCCCGTTCGACGTCTCGATCATCATCCAGCAGATCTGCGACCACGGCGACTATTTCGAGCTGCAGCCGACCCGCGCCCGCGAGGCGATCACCGCCTTCGGTCGACTTGGCGGCCACGTGGTCGGATTCGTCGCCAACAACTCGGCGGTCGCCTCGGGGCAGATCGACTGCGATTCGGCGCTGAAAATCGCCCGTTTCGTGCGTTTCTGCAATATCTACAATATTCCGCTGATCTTCATGGAGGATACCACCGGCTTCCTGCCGGGACGCGACCAGGAGGCCCGGGGCATCGTCCAGGCCGGCCGCTCGATGCTCGACTCGATCGTCGATGTCCGCACCCCGCGTATCCTGCTGATCCTCCGCAACGCCTTCGGCGGTGCCTACGCTTCCTACAACAACTACCCGACCGGAGCCGACGTGGTGCTGGCGCTGCCGACCACCCGCCTGGCGGTCATGGGCCCGGCAGGCAAGGAATTCGTCTACAAGTCCGAACTGCGCAAACTGCGCGGCTCGGTTCCGCAACGGGTCCAGCAGGCGGCTGAAGAACGCATCAAGGCCGGCATGGAGGGCGATGCGGCCAGGAAGGACGCCGAGGCCGAAGTGGCAGAGTGGCTCAAGGGAGAGGAAGCGGCTCTGAATCTGCGTTACGAGAAAGAGCTGATGAATCCGAAGGAGGGCCTCGCGCTCGGTTCGATCTCGTCTCTTGTCATGCCCGCCGATCTGCGCAAGGTGCTGGGCGAAAACCTGCATTTCCTGCTCCGCCACTACAAGCCTTCGGCCTGGCAGGGCGTGCAGCGTGAATTCCATTAAGGGGGCGACAGGGATTTGATGATGAAAGCGAATCAAGGTTTCGACGTGGAGATAAAACCGATGGCACAGACAACTGACTATTACGCGAACAATCCGCTGATCCACCGCGATCGCCGCCTGGGAAATGCCTCTTCGGAGTGGGTCCGGTCCTTCTCCTGTGAGAATCTCAAGCCGCTGATCGTCTGCCGCGGACCGATCCGCCTGGAGGCGATGACGGTCTACGAGGAGATGGGCATCAGCCATTACGGAATCCTGCTCTCGGAAAAGGATTCCATCGTCTATCCGGACGCCCTGTCCCCCGAGTTGAAGCGGCTGACCGATACCAGCCGTGTTCACCGGGTGCCCGATTACTCCGGTGCCTCGAAGGAAGAGCGTGTCGAGCGGATCAACCAGATTATTTCCATCGCCCGTGACAACGGCTACGATTCGATCTTTGCCGGTTACGGTTTCATGGCCGAGGATGACGAGTTTGTTGCCGCCATCGAGGATGCCGGCCTGAAGTTCATCGGCCCCTGCGCCGCCACCCAGCGTGCCGCCGGCAAGAAGGACGAGGCCAAGCGGACCGCGTTGCAGGTCAATGTTTCGGTCACCCCGGGAATCGACAATGTCACCGCCCGCACTCTGGTCAGCAAGTACCCGAGCCGTGAGGCGCTGTTGTCGATGGTCAAGGCCGAGGGCCTCACGGTCGATCAGAAGGTTCTGGATGACGAGAAACTTTCCCTGGAGGAACTGGCCGACCGTATCCTCTTTGCTTCCTACGAGAAGGGTATCGACCTGTTCTCCATCGACGAACTCTGCGCGCAGGTGGAAAAAGAGTGTGCCGAGATGTTCCGCAACTACCCCGGCGCCCGCATTCGCCTCAAGGCGATCGGCGGCGGCGGCGGCAAGGGACAGCGGATTCTCGGTGCCTCGTTGCTGACGAAGAAAAACCCGAGCGACGCCGACATCAAAAAGGCGGCCGCGGACGCTCCGGAACTGACCCGTGAAGTACTGCTTGAAGTCAAGGCCAACGGTGTCGGTGACAACAAGAACGTGCTGATCGAGCTGAATATCGAGCAGACCCGCCACAACGAGATCCAGCTGCTCGGCAACGGCAGCTGGTGCATCGCTCTCGGCGGCCGCGACTGTTCGTTGCAGATGCACGAGCAGAAACTGCTGGAAGTCTCCGTCACCCAGGAAGGGCTGGCGCTGGAGATCGAGAAGGCCAGGAAGGACGGTCTCAAGGATCAGGCCGCGGCCCTGGAAACCGACCTGAAAGTGCTGCAGCGGATGGAGGAGGAGTCGGAGCGTTTCGGTACCGCCGTCGGTCTCGACTCGGCCTCGACTTTCGAGTGCATCGTCGACCGCGATCGTCATTACTTCATGGAGGTCAACACCCGCATCCAGGTCGAACACCGGGTGACCGAGCTGGTCTACAAGCTCAAGTTCACCAACCCCGAGGACAAGGATGATTTCTTTATCGTCGAATCGCTGGTCGAAGCGATGGCGCTGCTTGCCGAGCACAAGGACCGCCTGCCGCGCCCCGAGCGCCTGCCGCGGTTCGGCGCCTCGGTCGAAGCCCGCCTCAACGCCACCGACTGTTCCCTGTCACCGAGTGCCGGCGGCGTGATCCGCAACTGGTCGA contains:
- a CDS encoding acyl-CoA carboxylase subunit beta, producing the protein MSQKAIKPSLRNPLTPPEKVEFTIPGEIAGQAGGYEEVMKEGYDLIQRPIKSVPVGQIEKQHFKQRMTVWERIKVLTQNEPNILFQNWGKNLDGASLVTGILNIDGRDVALYGHDFTVRAGSIDATNGRKLARLFNMAGEKGIPVIGMNDSAGAFVPAGVGGLDGYAEAFTALRKISGVVPSIMCMFGFNAGGGSYLPRQGSFVIQPEDTFFGLTGPGVVKSVLGEDISPEDLGGPKVHGATGVADLTVADETAALRTVLRLLSYIPDNNHSLAPFQETSDPLDRKTWEINTLLKKAFNSPTGFNTPFDVSIIIQQICDHGDYFELQPTRAREAITAFGRLGGHVVGFVANNSAVASGQIDCDSALKIARFVRFCNIYNIPLIFMEDTTGFLPGRDQEARGIVQAGRSMLDSIVDVRTPRILLILRNAFGGAYASYNNYPTGADVVLALPTTRLAVMGPAGKEFVYKSELRKLRGSVPQRVQQAAEERIKAGMEGDAARKDAEAEVAEWLKGEEAALNLRYEKELMNPKEGLALGSISSLVMPADLRKVLGENLHFLLRHYKPSAWQGVQREFH
- a CDS encoding biotin/lipoyl-containing protein — protein: MAQTTDYYANNPLIHRDRRLGNASSEWVRSFSCENLKPLIVCRGPIRLEAMTVYEEMGISHYGILLSEKDSIVYPDALSPELKRLTDTSRVHRVPDYSGASKEERVERINQIISIARDNGYDSIFAGYGFMAEDDEFVAAIEDAGLKFIGPCAATQRAAGKKDEAKRTALQVNVSVTPGIDNVTARTLVSKYPSREALLSMVKAEGLTVDQKVLDDEKLSLEELADRILFASYEKGIDLFSIDELCAQVEKECAEMFRNYPGARIRLKAIGGGGGKGQRILGASLLTKKNPSDADIKKAAADAPELTREVLLEVKANGVGDNKNVLIELNIEQTRHNEIQLLGNGSWCIALGGRDCSLQMHEQKLLEVSVTQEGLALEIEKARKDGLKDQAAALETDLKVLQRMEEESERFGTAVGLDSASTFECIVDRDRHYFMEVNTRIQVEHRVTELVYKLKFTNPEDKDDFFIVESLVEAMALLAEHKDRLPRPERLPRFGASVEARLNATDCSLSPSAGGVIRNWSKPIEGEIRDDQGICFPNPDTGLFMRYNVSGAYDSNIALLLTKGDDRRASYEHLAKVLRNTVLRGTNLATNLEFHYGLVNWFLGQNVMAKPTTRFVVPYLTLVGRLKEEAQKIDVVYAFISMKKHFAKLYGGDKETAKAASETLDRKGTLLTRPMEVLLGDPHLLSGWLSLNRRSFAIENGKLVWLRNPLVVLEETYAYLNMSYDATRPAAEVIWSHDNELLQGALKFYAQLREAFGLDKGEFIKLRELLEQEEPQGGYDQKTWTAIREAHCGYELGNELFGMLFMIASKTDFFDFRVEDDLEVTIPEYLHDPELQAAMKKVLVPPPATKADEIVTPGGGMYYAQEAPGMPPFIKEGDHFEAGQPLFILEVMKMFNKIPAPFAGTVDKILIEGGDGVIVQKGQPIFKVTPDEKFVEVDPKELAREKRAQTGEYLAAVL